A section of the Pseudophryne corroboree isolate aPseCor3 chromosome 11, aPseCor3.hap2, whole genome shotgun sequence genome encodes:
- the LOC134969343 gene encoding uncharacterized protein LOC134969343, which translates to MADVDQQGQDQQATITLQLTPVDPSQPIQLQDIPQASMSPQLAQAPPQTQIPDDFWASWTSQQAQSNASLTAHTQHLASLPHHLPRISRNSGRLIVQVGRIATSMEQIRADNNQMLAHLTRIIDEQQRHQQALVQLIQHNQVVNESLSRIVASHTATNTQLNASINNLSNNITLMAAQQVTSSSGTTTPIQTPVTSPVRRSSRARASEPAQSTAPSTHKRKK; encoded by the coding sequence atggccgacgtggaccagcagggacaagaccaacaggcaaccatcacactgcaacttacacctgttgacccgagccagccaatacagctgcaggatatcccccaagcctccatgagtccacaactggcacaagctccaccccaaacacaaataccagatgacttttgggccagttggacaagccaacaggcccaaagcaatgccagcctgaccgcacatacccaacaccttgccagtctgccccatcatctaccgcgcattagtcgcaactcgggcagactgattgtacaagtaggccgaatcgcaacatcgatggagcaaataagggctgacaacaaccaaatgctggctcatttaacgcgcatcattgatgagcaacagcgccatcagcaggcactcgttcaactcattcagcacaaccaggttgtgaatgagtcgttatcccggattgtagccagccacactgcaaccaacacacaactgaatgctagcattaataatttgagcaacaacataacattgatggcagctcaacaagtgacctccagctctgggaccacgacccctatccaaacgccagtaacctcccctgttcggcgttcctccagagcacgtgccagtgagccagcacaaagcacagcacccagcacacacaagcgaaaaaaataa